A region from the Gossypium hirsutum isolate 1008001.06 chromosome A08, Gossypium_hirsutum_v2.1, whole genome shotgun sequence genome encodes:
- the LOC107915573 gene encoding NADH dehydrogenase [ubiquinone] 1 beta subcomplex subunit 10-B, which yields MGRKKGVLEFEETGPDDFDPANPYQDPVAMLEMREHIVREKWIDIEKAKILRDKVRWCYRIEGVNHLQKCRHLVSQYLDATRGIGWGKDGRHPSLHGPKVEEVESE from the exons ATGGGGAGAAAGAAGGGAGTGCTAGAGTTCGAAGAAACCGGGCCAGATGACTTCGACCCGGCCAACCCCTACCAAGACCCAGTTGCCATGCTGGAAATGAGGGAGCATATAGTTCGAGAGAAATGGATAGACATTGAGAAGGCGAAGATCTTACGAGACAAAGTCAGGTGGTGTTACCGCATCGAAGGAGTCAACCATCTCCAGAAGTGCCGCCACCTCGTTAGCCAGTACCTTGACGCCACCCGCGGCATTGGTTGGGGCAAGGATGGCCGCCATCCGTCCCTCCACG GTCCGAAGGTTGAGGAGGTTGAGTCAGAATGA